Genomic DNA from Perca fluviatilis chromosome 12, GENO_Pfluv_1.0, whole genome shotgun sequence:
tagctaaacttcaagcgtgcattaaagatataaaatcctggatgacctacaattttctgatggtaaactctaacaaaactgaagttattgtgctgggcccttaacacctccgaacctcattatctaaagatatagctactctgaatggtattgccctggcctccagcactactgtcagaaatctaggtgttatttttgatcaggatatatcctttaacacccatctaaaacaaacctcaagaacagccttttttcatcttcgtaacattgccaaaattaggaatatcctgtctcaaaacgatgctgaaaaactagtccatgcatttgttacttccaggctggactattctAATTCCCTAcagtcaggttgctcaaataagtcccttaagactctccagctgatccagaatgctgcagcgcgtgttctgacaagaactaagagaagagatcatatttctcctgtattagcttctctgcattggcttcctgtaaaatccaggattgaatttaaaatccttctcctgacctacaaagctctaaatggtcaagcaccattagtaccttattgtcccactagagcactgcgctccgagaatgcagagttacttctggtacctagagtctctaaaagtagaatgggagccagagccttcagctaccaggcccCTCTCCtctggaaccagctcccaatctgggttaggggggcagaaactgtcaccgcatttaagaatgaacttaaaactctcctctttgataaagcttatagttagggagtgaggagttgcagcgtccacctaaccaggcccacctgcttctcttcatagtcatcagattaataatgtaacaaaagtagagggaggcagacaagtacagcccgatccagcaggtgagagttctaagcccgaccaggctcctctccttatgacctgtctctcttagttacgctgttatagttcttgactgccgggggacttccttcctttgacacactgagctgctctctcctctccctctccatttgtgtgcatcccgtcccagaaatgcttgttactaacctagcactggggagtttactccccggagtccttatgtttttttccaccaagcatatttccttggagtatgttggcaccaagatcttggttgcagctgtcgccatggtcctgctgcactccctgctaagctcagcggtgccctgcaatgtcatgctgcgtcctgctgaaccctgctgcttcctgctacgttgatccatgctctgctgtgccacgctacatcctgtaatgccctgcagcgccctgatatgacatgaactactagtcactgttccattattaatgtgactattattgctactgttcatcacatccccaaccggcaccatcagacaccgcctaccaagagcctgggtctgtccgaggtttcttcctaatagggagtttttcctcgccactgctcttgggggaattattagaattgttggggctttgtaaattatagagtgtggtctagacctactctatctgtaaagtgtctcgagataactcttgttatgatttgatactataaataaaatttaatttaatttaattattacatagagttttgtgtgaggtatcattgaactcagcagggagttcccttttcattggtgacttGTGTGAGTGCACgtgcaaatgcacggtcgcaaggagcagagtccgccagtaaccctgttttcttgttgttgttttttttcttactttttcatTTGTATGTGCCTCTTTAatatgcataaaataaaaaaataaaaaataaataggggGCGTCTATTAGCTCACTTGGTAGACCGTGCGCCCATGTACCAGCAAAGCCAAACACTGGCGCCTTTCCCGGTAAGGCcctttttgcgtttttacccccccccccttttttttcctcttttttttctttttttttctttttttaaattattatttaaagggatacttcaccgatttagcattcagctttgtatcagtagaaacccgatagtatttctgagtgcctccctccctcatgtccccctgagacgagagatttctgcatttggggcctggaaaaatcttccgatgacgtaaaatgacgatttttgcgtcattggaagattttgggccagaggcaaaggactacagccagtagtaggatctacttccgtatgttttcaacacgcccacaggggttggactgccgagtctggccgaggtattccgaatgaaacgactgtcagccatcttgaatcttcgctaaacaggcttttcggttttcagcagaaaacatttacaacaattatctgcattcaaactaccggacgtatgtaccaccgggatacatcggtacagatcggagaatatggaggaaacgttattacagacgcaatacccggcacactacgtgagcttcgcctgcacggagaccagcggtatgtcgctcaatgccgctagccggctaggggacatcctcatcggctaggtggaaagctaacgctagctgtccacctgtcccagccatcctgcttgcaagtgtctgctcattaaacaacaagctggactacatcctccttcaacgaaaatcccaacgtgagttcagtgactgctgtgtttttgttgttgtggaaacatgcctgaacaacagtgtccggaaccgggactatccagctaccaggctgctctcgccgcccgtggaggtgggctgtgttaaacagactggtgtagaaataaaatccaactagctactgctaactgctggtggagcttgtgactgttaaatgccgaccattcgacattccacgctaattcacggctgtgtttatactctgtgtttagctgcaccaatgctagtatgcgttagcacTTAAaccggatcctgcttgcaagtgtccgctcatttagaccacaaactggactacatccaacttcaacgacactcccaacgtgagttcagagactgccgtgttttgttgttgttgtgggaaacctgcctgaatagtgtaccggactgtccagctaccaggcctgctagccctccgagctagagatgctctgtcgccaggtaaaagaggtgggctgtgttaacacagagTTGGGcggaaatgtggtgatttgtatccatttaactgctaactgctggtggattttgtgactgttaaatgccgaccattctacattacacactaattcacggctgtgtttatgctcggtgtttacagcccgcacgcgctaatgctagtatgcgttagctgaactttacggggcctataaagtgtgtgtactaaatgtagcctgtttgcgtatgttgtttttatataatgtcgttttatatattgttaaatgtgtaacaccacttgagtcacgatgaaacgtttcgtgtatatagttgaaatgacaataaaacacgcttgagttgagttgaatgcctctgtcggtctgtcaagcggtaggcgtggcttgggagtggactcaaagcaacgaagcaggtgcattctgggatttggtgtttttcatccatatacagtaagaccaaaacacattttctggcttttctcggcctagaaggcaccaatttcaattttcttttcacatttctactacataagtgacccaatttaaagatatattcagctttccagcggtgaaatattcctttaaaggccaaaatgcccaaacaataatctttaaaaaaatctgcgtCAGAGATTAAATGGTGTCGTTACAAGACTAAAAATAGCATGAATGAAAGATTCCCAGTAAATACACAGGTGATTCAAATTGGGTTGATGTGAATGTAGTGGTGAGCGACATGGTGTATTAccattagaaaaaaacactgcagaACAAAGGTCTTAATTCAACACTCCCTGGgtattataaatataataataataataataataataataataactagaactgcaagcagttatgacgggccCAAGCCTCCGAGCAAGCCTCATGACATTCGCCCGATGACATTCGCCTctcgatgccattcgcctccgatgccagtcgtctGCAATGCCCCGGGAGCGCAGGCCACGCCTGGACCGCCGGCTACGCGTAACGCGGGACCCAAAGCATTACGTAGGGGCGGCAAAcggtgaatatcgagaggtttgatgcacaaggtctgcacgagtggttaacagttcatctccacgCATATACAGACTgcttttaacaattctctactataaacaaacttcttaacccccctgaccacaggggacagcagagagaaatgagagagtgactgagagggtggaggtaccggcaggtgtggtggttgaaagagcaggggaggtggtcaggttgttgtaaatggtgtcataggcgccgattgatgttttcctccgtgggtgctcacaggcgcacgtggttaaaaaaaaaaaaagtagtcaaaagttgtttgcatttcaaaaccttaggaaatggacagccgccgacacgaacacacgcgcctattaactcgataataaagccgtaaagtaggctttcaactcaggacagcaccacttctcacaaatacagataggattggagatgagaagtttaactgacacgtaaccgcgatcaccttcgtgggaaattaagaatcaatgccaccaacatacccaatcacactatgacagactctccacttagcaccaactgcaatgtttatttgCACAGTATCAGCgcatatgaatggtgttgattttggattgaaaaagtgggagaaaagagttacattttgtccactgtgaaggttgtagaaactttgtcaggtggcttaagaagtttgtttattgtagaacaccaggggagcacgcaaatgcgaaaaccaaaacgtaatggtaggaggtaaacatcagtaaatattgagaagtgtgagctgcaaggtctttgatacattcccattgcaaatattctattaacattgattaacagggcaaaacacttttatgtctattatagcgccccctaatggccgatcttggTCGAATGCCAAACGAGCACCACAAATTCCGTGTTGATTGCTTCTACTGttgcagagatattgcaattggaaatttcccattgaaatgtaTAGAGAAAATTGGCgggaaaacaaataaacgttgcttatagcgccccctaaaggccgatcttcgccacATTTGGTACAGTGCCTCAGAGCAGCATGCCAAATGAGATTCACaagttttgtgttgattgcatttactgtggcagagaaattgcaatagcaaatttcccattgaaatgtaTTGAGTTTTTGGGCGAAACAAATCAACtttgcttatagcgccccctaaaggccaatcttcgccaaatttggtacagagtatCGTAGTGAAATTTTGAATAAGGACCTCAAGTTATTTGGTGATAACTTCAAATTTaaccgagatatgatatgatacgtgtgtggtagctagctaggacaatttgtttggttgtcaaattggcatactttaacgtagcaaaatgatttccataactttttgtcaggtccatctggagatgttAACTACCAGGTTtcatgcagatcggtcgcacggcctaggacgagttcgaaaaagttggttttgcacgtTGCGCGATACTGCGAAAAAACGTTTGCGCGGAAATGGGCGGGGCCTATATCAGGCAATTCAGGATGATGCacggaacacgtggatgtaagaatttctaatgtgtgatgtgtattgtgggtgttaatgacaaaaaaccattatagcgccacctagtggtccacatgtttAATTTTTGGTATGTTTGATCCACggcccattgtccatctaccctgtaaatttaaagttgttcacattagtgtaagtggtgaatctagagtttggtcacattgggtcccataggccacgcccactttgacccctcgGTACTCCATTCTAGGGTTGGCCTCAGACTTGGCCacagatggtacccatcaaatttcgtataaatcggatgagccgttcatgagatataaactttttgtacttgtagcacACCCTGGTGACCAATTTTGGTAAAACGCATGGGGTACCTCCAGAGGGGCATGGCAAAGAATAACCTAAAGTTTGGGGTTGATAGCATTTAGTTTGGCTGAGATATgccaaagttggtgttttcatagttagctacacaaatttgtttgtgcgttatatgcgcaatttttatcgtataaaaattctttccataacttttagtcaggtcagtctggagatgttacggtccaagtttcgtgcagatcagtcgcacggtctaggaggagttcgaaaaagtaggtttttgataaatcacgatttttcacgcataaaactataggcggaaatgggcgtggcctatatcacgtgattcagttggatccagggaacgcgtggatgtatggtttttgaatgtcgggtgtacggtgtgggagttatagcaCCAAACGCGTTTttgtctgctatagcgccacctaatGGTGGAAATGGGTCAGTgtttgcgcctgaggtccttgcggggttttggaccagtcctgaaaagggcaaccccccaccatgtacggtttatgctgcagtcggagttttacgcggagaagaagaagaagaagaagaagaagaagaagaaaaaaaatccttagaaaaacaatagggttccacgctccgctggagtgtgaaccgcgttgccttgcaacacgcggttcccttgccccctcgggcttggacccctaataataatattattaatacacACTGATAGAAAACACATAGAGAGCAATGGAAACTATGAGGTCAAATGGAATAGGAAACAAAGAGGCAGGGCATTGCAGGGATGACATGATTTTATGAATAACAGAAACCTGTTTAATTACGATCACTGTCTAACACATCAAAAACATACCCCATGCCACACACTGACTACTGCCGAAGCTAATACatcactacaatacattactTCTATTTTCAAATACATTGGTTAAACACTTCATAATATGTAACAGCTGAACCTGACTTTAACAGCTTTCCTAAAACCTTGTGGTGCGTTTTATAATCCCAACATTTGAAATCAAACAAACTGTTTATTATAATCTACTATAAGGTAGCAGGGTGAAGGATTCCTGGTGGCAACTTGTCTTGTTTCCTTCATCTTCATCTAGTCCGAGTCGCTGCTGCAGGAGCTGCTGGAGTACTACAGCAGGGACAGACATTGTCTTTTTAGTCATGATGACGTGTCAAACAGGTCATTATTTAAGTTAGGACTTCATAATTGAATGATATCATCAAAAACACTGTAAGAAATGAATAAAGTGATGAGTGAATAATCAATTCAGTTTCATTAGTGTGTCTGAATGATGAATATTTTTCTGGATCTAggaatttataaaataaatatattctttaAAGGGCCcttattgtaaaaagtgatacTTTTATGTATTGTTTAACACAAAGCAGGTTGAGTTGCTatgaaaaaaactgtgaaagtatcaaaatgctcaatccacagagaaatgtgcCACTAGGATCCTAAATGAAGACACTGCctaagaaaaatgaaaagaaaaatgccttttcattttctattttagaaTAACTTTGTTTACTGCTCTCCTATTGGTGTTTTGGTTTGGGCCACCaaaccttaaaggggtgatagaatgcaaaacttttaccttgtcatagttgaataatgacagtttagtgggtaactaggacatacatagaacctcaaaatcccattgacacatctttcctttgcaaatctcacaatttgaaactgcctctgaaaacgcaaatctcaacgagccgcctagTTGACATCAAttcggcggctcctcctcatttggctcgagtctctctctttgtcacgccccaacatttgcataggctacacaaatgacctgagatcaggtagtcttctgactctaggtcgtgcagatctgagaaattgtatacattgttcatctgctattttaccattaaattcacttctgagactttttgatgcgagaaatcaactatgtagaggtcaaatatgggacgttttacgaaaattgatgtctaattgcaaattttgtccaactgtgtatCGGAGTTCAGCGgtcggtgctgcctgtgtagctgcctcgccgcctggcctgccttccttcacagacccagcctgctgtgagctcgattgagctctgtcacggctggcagcccacggcactccatacccgcgcaaagtcaccgttttttggGTTAATggttcctgctaaatggccggtgtgtgtgagtgagagcgcggtcagcgagcttgttacgccagcaatctcttaccacaggttccagttaatcttataatgtgtgtaatttagggtgaccagatttccggGAGATGAAATcgggacactttgcgcgtgactgtagtgcttgtgcacgcacacacggtttttaacgtgaacatgtgccagcccaggtcagacattgACGCAGACattaacttcattattttgatcgtaggctcctcatctaataataagtgtttttttccggtaaaattaacaaaattgcagcaacagcctttttcagttcagtgtgagatttatgttgagatttttctaaaaaagatttttttaagtgttatttattccaataacaccaaaagaattaaaatgatttattgaaaattttgagcattaaacacttaatttcctgcattctggtgaataaTCTATAggctacctgcaccatagtctgctgtgcattacgtgattgctctgatacggtagatctcagaccttctgacagacacagagccccgcttgggtgtctgaatgagacaaatagtttagctagagaagtggctgtacgctgctctacatcggaggtggaaacccgaaactacTTCTGCAGAAATACAAGGAGCACAAATgcaacacatctgccgcagcatgtccacagctgAGCGCATCCATTAACCTGAAGCTGCTCTgcattttacagagagagtggacactaagcgacgcacaggtctgcttcagagctccatgtgtttgagtctgaaccgtagactggaaacaTCACGTTACAgaaacttcaaactaaatcattagtacTGCGCTCTTAAACTTTGTGTcgatggcatcaatgtattagactgatttggctatgATTCCTCCGAAAACTTCACCCAGCTTTCACAGCTTTACTCACGTAGAGAcagttgctaggtgatagcaacaaatacagcatggtcggaTCCTgcacgtagctgcccgttctattcgcctcggaaaaataaactggacaaagttacattcggggctacactcaaaacattcaaaAAGCAAAATCGGCTCACGCCACTCCTGGTGTAaactgggacattttagcgtcccgacaggcttttgtcgggactcgggacaagcaattccaaatcaggactgtcccggtcaaaccgggacgtcttGTCACCCtagtgtaattataatgtgttgagttatttaaacaaacgatcggggaaataaacgcctcttgtccgcgagtctcattgatagagcccgtggctggatggagctagctctatcaatgagagctagctagcctcctcttagaattcctctgaaattcacaaaaaatcataaaattgaaatcagacaccactgttagctttataagaccttggggtagaggttatataagtggcgtgacgaaattcaaactgtaaatatactctaattacgccgaaaatgaagctaactagccacaatctgtacacataggattgaagagACAGTCGGAGCTAACAAAACCCATAGTGTTCACACGTGACTTTCACTGGGTATGGAGGTTGCcactttctcgtcagactgtgtggagctcctagctaaagtccgacacgtcttaccaaatttgcaattagccatacattttcgtaaaacggcccatatttgagctttatatagtttatttcttgctttaaaaagtctcagaagtgaatttaataacgaaatagcccgacaaacaatgtataactttgcagtgtctgaaatatgagacctgctgtcgagtctccaatgtgtttctatgtggttcgctcaaaccaatcagcgcgcagctcatctaactATTCATGAgtataccatatttggaagaaaaacttTTGTTCCATATAGatccatattcacagggtagttaagggcctaataaaatagcattcaggcaattttcagcccaaccaatgttacataccctattaggagaccttaaagtGTAAATTGCAGGTTAAATTTTTCATGAAGTTAAGCAATGTAAACATAAAGATTAGAGCCGCCCACCATTGTtttgtatggctttttataacaaaatgctgaatataatatgaaaagttggtattttttacagtggttTTAAGCACTCACCCTCCCTTCCACGAGGCAGGGTGTGACATCATAAGAGGgactttaaacaaacaatccatcaacggcgaaataaaagcctcttattaacgagagcggtctgagagacctccggtTTACAGCGGTGTGTCCGAGCGAGACTATCCGAGCGACGAGCcagcggccggggcaggcgctGCTGGTTGTCGCGTtactttatggagcttctcaactctgaaaactttgaagcaaattgtcaattcagcAACCGTTTTAGgaagactgcctatatttgaaatctaaacagttaatttctcccctaaaacgttctcagaagtgaatttaatgatgaataagatggcgaaaatggataaaattgtcccgttgttggccTGTCTATGTACCTGCTATGGGTTGCTACTCCATCTTATGACATCATCACGCagttactgtaaaaaacatgctACCTTTGAAGAAACcccaataaatgttattttaacgcattttaagacagaaatgtttaaatatatacatattgagcactttatttacatattaattggTTGTGGTGGTTAACCTGAACTTTACACTTTAAGGAAcactgtaaaataccctatataatcattctatcacccctttaaactagAACCAGAAGTTGGTTTGTAGAGCTGAAGAGAGGTGTAAAGTGACACCTTTTACATTGCAtatagtcatttgatccattgttattattataacaaataTTGATTGTTACCACATTATGGTGGTCTTTCATGATGTTTAACCAAGTGATGCCTAAAATTTAGCAAACCTTAACCATGAAGGTAACATCAGGAAATGTTCCAATgataaaagtatatatatatatatatatatatatatatagagagagagagagagagagagagagagagagagagagagagagagagagagagagagaaagacagactcCATAATTTGCACTTTGATCAGTAAATTAACTGGATCTTACCCCATGACACGTGTTTCCTTTCTTGTGGCAACGGCCGTGCATGTGACCATGCTTGTGTTTGTGGCGATGACCATGCCTGACCTGTTCAAGCAGGTTTCCAAGCAGTCCACCTCCAATTCCATGTCCATGATGATGGCCATGATGATGACCATGATGATGTCCATGATGATGTCCATGATGATGTCCATGATGTCCACGATGATAACCATGATGATGTCCATGATGTCCATGCCCATGAACATGCATGTGCCCATGTCCCTGCCCAGGACCATGGCCAGGTCCATACCCTCCATAAGGTGGGGCTACAGGATGGTACCCAGGTGCACCCCAATGCTGAGGGGCTGGACCACGTGGCTGATAGGGTGGACCAAACGGCTGAGTGGGTGCTCCCCAAGGCTGAGGAGGGCAGGGCTGGTTTGGGACAGTGCCTGGTGGATATTGAGGATTGTATCCTCCTGGCATTTGCTGAGGATAACCTGAGGGAAACCAGTTTCCTAGTCAAAGACAAGGCGTGGGACTCATCATATACTCATTCAGTTTCTATACACTTGATGTCAATTTCTGATCCTTAAAATTCAATAAAGAAAGTTAAACATAAGGGTGGGGATGGGGTGTCAGTAAAAGTGTAACAGGAATATTTGAAAAATACTTTGTAATTTATATGCACATACTTTAAGGCCTAGTTCAAACATTAGGAAATCCCCTGATTTACCAGAAGAAGACATGTGAGACAGGTGGAGGAGTTCAAACCAACTTGTTTATCAGCATCTACTGGCTAAAACAGTTTTAACTTGTCTTGTGATCCTGTTGTCAACCACACCTGTGACCGAATAGAGACACTATGTGCTTTTGCAGTCATCTGTCCCTGCATCTCAACTAAACAAATAAATTCACACACAAGCCCATGATATTTGATGACATAATTATACAATGAGAACATTCACGTACAGAATAAAAACCTTTCAAAACATCATATACTCATGCAGTTTCTATACACTTGATGTCAATTTCTGATCCTTATAATTCAATAAAGAAAGTTAAACATAAGGGTGGAGATGGGGTGtcagtaaaagtgtaaaagacGTTAACACCAAGTGAGTTATTTACCTATGTTATTCCAGTTCATCTCAAAAATCCAGATCCAAACCCTGAAACTGAGAGAAACCACTTAAATGCACACAAATCCCCTCTTAACAGAGgaaaataaatgactttttatgaaaatgCAGATTTTAGCGGTTATAAAACCTAAAATACTATATTGTCTAGAAACAAAGCAAATGCTGTCCACTTAACTGTGGAAATGACAGTGTGCTTTGTAAAATGTTGCAAACAGGCAGAGCAGGTCAGAAATACCATAAAGCCAAGTCACACATGACTGTATAAAGACAAAGCTACCCATGGGTATGACTTACTGATATAGACATGATCACAAAATAATGCAATACAGTTAACAAAGGAAATACATGTACGCAAACACACACGTTGTATGCTTAGAAAGGTTCTAGTGAACTCACTGTGTGCTGGAGtgcagatatacagatacagcAGTCAGCTGGTTCTGTCTTTATATACACGTAAAGCCACACCTCAACAGAAACTAAACAAGACATACAAGGGTGACCATAcaaattctcacacacacacacacacacacacacacacacaacacacacacacacacacacaccaaagggcaaatatataataatatatatatcaataataaaataactaaataaataaatatattgcagtgtctGTACTCTTATCAGAAACTATTTCTTTTCTCAGGGTACACTAT
This window encodes:
- the LOC120570600 gene encoding histidine-rich glycoprotein-like — translated: MNWNNIGNWFPSGYPQQMPGGYNPQYPPGTVPNQPCPPQPWGAPTQPFGPPYQPRGPAPQHWGAPGYHPVAPPYGGYGPGHGPGQGHGHMHVHGHGHHGHHHGYHRGHHGHHHGHHHGHHHGHHHGHHHGHGIGGGLLGNLLEQVRHGHRHKHKHGHMHGRCHKKGNTCHGYSSSSCSSDSD